In Ostrea edulis chromosome 6, xbOstEdul1.1, whole genome shotgun sequence, a single window of DNA contains:
- the LOC125679363 gene encoding uncharacterized protein LOC125679363: MPGRKRKQNATTAPVRQRQVRPRHENNSRWNLNEPENWSTSELFNKLREANIILPSNLKKAQLVQIFKDNVLNKDRSDSTDDSREIQVQDREVNVQYGELNLLPASSINNPENEAGRMSTNDPFLRHQDEAGRKQVELSNAVQNIQRSVEHLANEISTLKRRGVSNQDNEPSGSGNFTIDAPTPRISSDSVPHIETVSSNLRNQIMQGKDVNLALLLMPHEIEENSLHDSDGRFIVIKNNTDPRLQRNLTLSEFIVAFTKYRNILCEFFPERRSELDAYLRDIIEMASTTKGSAFYDYHKAFSARASTLLQQRNIRIDWAIRDTKLFTTIFAGQTINRCEMCNSVTHSSHFCPRIKHNTLQSQSSASQQNPQTSSLCDVQGRPRIKHKGKEICNNFNSVTGCQRKACNLVHICSECKFNNHAAPTCNKLKAKQSITSEKA, from the coding sequence ATGCCAGGAAGGAAACGAAAACAAAACGCTACAACAGCGCCAGTTAGGCAGAGACAAGTCAGACCCCGTCACGAAAACAATTCGCGATGGAATTTGAACGAGCCTGAAAATTGGTCTACTTCAGAATTGTTTAATAAACTGAGAGAAGCCAATATAATCTTGCCATCAAATTTGAAGAAAGCTCAACTCGTGCAAATATTTAAGGACAATGTTCTGAATAAAGACAGAAGTGACTCAACGGACGATTCAAGGGAAATTCAGGTTCAGGACCGAGAGGTAAATGTTCAATATGGCGAATTGAATTTACTTCCGGCATCTTCAATCAACAATCCCGAGAACGAGGCTGGGCGGATGTCAACAAATGATCCATTCCTTAGGCACCAAGACGAGGCTGGGCGGAAGCAGGTAGAACTGTCAAATGCTGTCCAAAACATACAACGATCAGTTGAGCATCTCGCAAATGAGATTAGCACACTCAAGCGCCGCGGCGTTTCCAACCAGGACAATGAGCCCTCAGGATCAGGAAATTTCACAATTGACGCACCTACGCCAAGAATATCTTCCGACTCCGTCCCTCATATAGAAACGGTATCGTCAAATCTGCGAAACCAGATCATGCAAGGTAAGGATGTCAACTTGGCTCTACTTCTTATGCCCCACGAAATTGAGGAGAATAGTCTACATGACAGCGATGGGCGCTTCATCGTAATTAAAAACAACACTGACCCCAGATTACAAAGAAATCTGACTTTAAGCGAGTTTATAGTGGCATTCACTAAGTATCGGAACATCCTATGCGAATTCTTTCCAGAGAGAAGGTCCGAGTTAGATGCATACTTAAGGGATATCATTGAAATGGCATCCACCACTAAGGGGTCGGCTTTTTACGATTACCACAAAGCATTTTCAGCAAGGGCCAGTACACTTCTACAACAGAGAAACATCAGAATTGATTGGGCTATTAGAGACACAAAACTATTTACAACCATATTTGCCGGACAGACTATTAATCGTTGTGAAATGTGCAATAGTGTCACACATTCGTCCCACTTCTGCCCCAGAATTAAACACAACACCTTGCAATCCCAGTCAAGCGCATCACAACAAAATCCGCAAACATCTAGTCTGTGTGATGTTCAGGGCAGGCCTAGGATTAAACATAAGGGCAAAGAAATTTGCAACAATTTTAACAGTGTGACAGGGTGTCAGAGGAAAGCATGCAACTTAGTCCACATATGTTCAGAATGCAAATTCAACAACCACGCAGCACCCACGTGCAACAAACTGAAAGCCAAGCAAAGTATCACCAGTGAAAAGGCGTGA